DNA from Gopherus flavomarginatus isolate rGopFla2 chromosome 21, rGopFla2.mat.asm, whole genome shotgun sequence:
GTGATCACCTCCCTACAATGGTGGTCCTCCCCAGGGAGCATGGTCTGTGGGGTCCCGTTCAGAGGCAGGCGCCCGTCGATGGAACTGGTGTCCGAGGCATCAGACCTGGAGTGGGGAGAACCATGTGGGAGACATTCAAACCCAAGGTCTGTGGTCTGCACAGGACCTGGCCCTCCACATAaacatcaaggagctcagggtggTCCAGCTGGCATGCATGGCCTTCTGCTTGCACCTGGAGGGCAGGGTGGTCAGGGTTCACGTGGACTTCTACATAGCCCACGACATTTGCCTACAGGCCTACCACCTACCGGGCGCCCAGAACTCGAGGGCGAATTGCTTGAGCAGAGACTGCGCCTCTCAGCACGAGTGGTCTCTTCACCCGGAGGTGGTGCACGGACTTTTCCAagagtggggaactccccaggtggacctgttcatgACTTGGCAGAACCGTTGCTGTCCCTGGTtctgcttgcgggggggggggggggcggcaagggggctgggacagggagttctctctgatgccttcctcctgtcctggtcaggcCAGTTTCTTGATGCCTCCCCCTATTCCTGCTGATCAGCAAGGTCCTGGGAAAGATAAAGATGGACATGGCTTAGGTCCTCCTGattgccccggcatggcccaggcagcattggtacgggACCTTCATGAGCCTGGCGGTCACCCCACTGTGGCCATTACCATCCCACCCggacctgctctcccaggaccagTGCTGCAGCGCTCCAgctcacagcatggctgctcaatggttaggCCGGGAGGAAAGGACGTGCTCAGAAGGGGTTCAGTGCATCCTCTCGGAAAGCAGGCGACCCTCCATGCATCAAACCTACGTGCAAAGTGCTCTCGGTTTTCCCGATGGGTGGCTGAGTGAAGTGTTTCCCTGGTGGCTGCCCCATTCCATCTTATCCTGGACTATCTCCTTCACCTTAGAGCCTAGGGCCTGGCGCCCTCATCCgtcaaggtgcacctggcagccatatcggccttccaccTGCCAGTGCAGGGGTACATGGTGTTCTCCCATACTATGACTGGCCGATTCCTTAAGGGTTTGGATCGTCTCTTCCCTTAGGTTAGGCTCCCAGTCCTGCAGTGGGACCTGAACTTAGTCCTGGCCTGCCCCGCAGGGCCCCCATTTGAGCCGCTATCTACGTGCTCCTGGTCCCACCTCTCGTGGAAGGCAGCCTTCCTGGTGGCAATCACGTTGGCTCGGCGGATCTTggaactcagggccctgacctctgagCCCCTGTACACAGtgttccataaggataaggtccagctccgcCCATGCCCTTCGTTCCTCCCGAAGATGGTCTCCGCCTATCACATGGGTCAGGGCGTTTTCCTGCcggtcctctgccccaagccccaggcttcCAGTGAGGAGCTCCGCCTCCACACTCTGGATGTGAGACGGGCTCTGGCTTTTTACCTGGAGCGGACTAAGCCTTGGCCAAACGCATGAGGGATCGGCTGATCTCCACTCAGcggctctccaactggatcaccttgTGCATCCGTACCTATTATGGTCTGGCGGGAATTCCCCCGCCGTCAATTGTGCGGGCACACTCGACTCAGGGGCAGGCCTCGTCAGCTGCCTTTTTAGCCCATGTCCCCATCCgggacatttgcagggctgccacatggtcttcagttcacGCGTGTTCACCTTACCATATGCGATCGTCTTCCAGACCAGGAAAGATGCTGGGTTCGACAGGGCTGTGCTCCGTCCCGAGAGTTTGTGAACTCCTCCCACCTCCAACAAATACAGCTTGGGAaccacctattgtggaatacacaggaACAATCACTAGAACTGTGTTTCCacatgtgttgctcatgtccattacATCCAGCCcttcttccctgctgctggagttgtctggcaagaaggaactgagggtggggggagtgctcAGTGCCCTTATAGTGCTCCATGGAGGCACCCCTCCAGGAGTTGCTGGAGGCGCTCCCCTATGGGAACTGCTGGGGGAAAAACTTGcggcaccggtgcacgtggcgagcgcGCACACCTATTGTAGAACAGACACGagaaacacatctcgaagaacaccagttacggaaaaggtaactgtcttttcctggaggacaggtccatcaatggctattagccaggctgggccagGATGGCGTGCCTaagctctgtttgccagaagctgggaatgggcgatgggatggatcactggatgatcccctgttctgttcattccctctggggcacctggcattggccaggggatactgggctagatggacccttggtgtgacccagtctggccattcttacgttGTGCTCTTATATGTGAGGATGTCATTATCCTTATCCCCACTTAACAGACCGTGAAAgtgaggtccagggaggggaagtgacctGCTGAAGCCCAGTCAGTAGGTCAAtagcagagccagggacagagcccaccGTTGGGACTCAGTGTCCAGCTCCCGCTACTAGCCCTTGTTTCCCTCCATGCCTGCTGTGTCCCCCGATGCTTTACGAAGTTACATACGAGATGGGGTGTGGTATATCCAGGGGCTGGAAGCTAACTAGAAATACGGGGCAGTTTTGTAACAGGGAGGAGAGTCACTAGCCATTGGCAGAATGTACATAGGGACGGGGTGCAGTCTCCAGCCCTTGGTAAGCCTGTAAATTCTGCTTGAGCTGGAGCGTGTCTTTCCAAAAGACACCCAGGTAGAAGTTCTGGGCTTGGTGCAGgactcactgggtgaaattctctggcctgcgtCATACAGGAgctcaggctagatgatcataatgggccTATCTGGACTTGACTTCTGTGGATCTATAAAGGATAGGAAAAGGGTCATTCTGGGATAAATGAGTTAAAACCCGGCCAACTTGGGATGCGTGGAGAGATTGAGCCGTGATCTCAAAACAAAACTGCTTCTTGTGGAAGTTGGGTGGGGGATGTAGGGCTGCTGACGAGTTCTGCTGTTTCGTTCCAGGGCTGATTGAAAGGCCAGTGCTCCCCCCGCAGATGGCCGCCGACACTGTCAGCTATAAGATTTTTGTCTCTGGGAAAAGCGGCGTAGGTAAAACCGCAATGGTGGCCAAGCTGGCTGGCCTGGAGGTGCCCAGTGCGCATCATGAAACAACAGGTGATTGATTGGAGGGCGGCAAAGGGCCACTGACAGTGAGTGAGACTGTCCCTCAACCTTCCCAGCACTGGAGAGAAGCAAGACAGGATGGGGGACTGTTTCTTTGGGAGGCGGCGCTTTCCTGAGAACTGCTGGCAAGATCACTAGCAGCAGGACACTTTGCTCTAAGCCAAGAGATGACTTAGAAGGGGTTTCCTTACCCATGCTGGGTCAGCCCCATGCTGGTCTACTCTGGGCCAGGGCCCTGCTGTCAATGACCCTCCTGTCTACTGCATTGCAGTGTATGGGTCTATTGGGTGGTGTCCCTTTAACTTGCTTGGGAGCCCTCCCTGTCGTCTGTTGCAGAAGCCACCAGAACCTACCAGAGCCCTGTGTATCTGTGGAGCTCGGGTTGTGTGTATCTAGCTCCTTAACACGGTTATTTGAAACCCAGCTGGGTTTGAGTGGCTTCCTCCTGGTTCTGCTATTGTGTCCAGAGCACAGACACCACGGGGATGGGTGAGGAGGACCAGTCTCCCTCCGTCTCAGCAGGTGCTGGAGCCGAGCAGCGGCTTGGGAAGAAAACCTTCCAGCAAGGGAGCAGGAAGGAGTTCTTCCCAGTGCAAGCGACCGGCCCGTGGGATAAACCCACTGCAAGAGAGAAGTCGGGGCAGCTGCACGGCAGGGAGCCTGGAACTGGCTGCAAGTGGTAGTAGGGCCAACTTCAGGGGTCAGGCCGGATGTCCAGATGCTCTTTTCTGGCCTCATTGTCCTCTCCCTCTGTgacaaactgggactgttcttactggggtctgtgaatgctgagggAGGATGatctgcattgggggatgggagactggctggaggGAGAATACCTGAGCCTGTAATGTGAGAACCCAGGAATGggggagaggccaggtgacacctctgccggGAAGCTGGAAAAAAGGCTGGAGAGTGAGAGGAGGTTCAGGAggtgactggggaatggagggaagctgaaacagggctctgaccccccataggggctgtggtgctcctgggaccccaagatggacctaactggggaggATCCTGTTATCTGTGCCTGTAAaacctgtgttcctgtcgtctaataaacctgctttaccggctggctgagagtcctggtgaattgcaggaggccgggggtgcagggccctgactcccccgcACTCCATGACATCCTCCTATTCCCCAGTACAGACACGATGCTTCCTGTTAAGCATCCAGTCCGGTGTGCAGTGGTTTCTCCCAGAAGCTCACAGCACACAGGTATTATGCGAACAAGGTGCAGGGCTCCTTCTGTAGAATGACTCACAAGCCAAAGCCGGGGGTTGGTGTTTTGTGGCGAGAGGAGAGTTGAGGCCTCAAGACACTGGCTTCTGTTTAGGACTCCGCCACCATGTGACATCGGACAAATCACCTCATTTCCCCTGGGCCTTCATTTCCCCGTCTGTGAAACAGAAATGCTAATCCTTTCCTGGCAGGAAGGTGAGGGCCGCGATGAGGTGGGTAGAACCGCAGCGGGTTGCTGGGTGTATACGTGCAGCGCTGTTGTTCTTCGGGCATCTGCTTGAGCAGTGTTGTTATTCGTTGCACTGTGTCATTCTCCTGTCTCAGCCATGGACTCTCCCTGGAAACTGTTTGTTCTTAAACATCCTTTAAAGGCCGGTGACTTTGGCCAACAGTGGGATGTTCCCCATGTTACAGGtggggaaatagaggcacaggACAAGGctgggacttgcccaagggcacgcAGCAAACTAATGGCATGGAGAGGAATAGACCCCAGATCTCGTGACTCCCAGCTCAGAGTCCTGTCCATGGCCTATGCTGCTGCCTTAGCATGGCTGCCGGGCCCGCTGTTCAAAGAGCATAGTAGGCATCACTTGATAACACCTCAAAATGTCCCTGCGAGGTTGGTACAGGTCAGATCCATGTCACAGATGGGGAGACAGGCCCAGAGATTATGAAGCCCAAGGTCCCAAGAGGTCATTGGCAGACTCAGGATTAGATGCCATGTTTCCTGTGCACTGGCCACTGAATACATGGCTTCCTCCAAGCCCCGAGAAAGGGCTCTGGCAGCCCTCCGAGAGCTCGGCAGGTAAAAGCAGCAGGCGATCTCGTTGCAGGGATCCAGACGACGACGGTGTATTGGCCGGCCAAGCTGAGGGACAGCGGCAGGGCCCTCATCTTCAGGTTCCACTTCTGGGACTGCGGAGAAGCAGCTCTGAAGAAATTTGATCACATCCTGCCTGTGAGTCAGCCCCGGGGTTAGGGAAGCTGCCATGCCCTGCTGCCTCCCGGGGAGCTGAGACTGACCACGCACAGAACTTGGGTCTGGATTTCAGCCCCCCTGAAGTTTGGGGGATGTTCAGAACTGGGCCGGAGGGGTAAGCCTGTTTCCAACAGCCCTTCTGGGTGCTATAAACTGCACCCCACTTACACCACAGCAAAACCACCGGGGAGGAATGGGTCTCTTAAAGGAATAAACCACCCCTGTCAGGAGCGAGAACATGGGCTGGCGGCACAGCCTGCCTGGGAAGGGGTAAAGCTGAGGGTTCACAGCGGGGccagagacccccctcccctcccctttgtcTCCCTGGGGCTGGGCCTTTATGACACACAGCCTGCAGCTTGGCTCCAGAAGGAAATGCCTCTAGAACTCCtcgggcctgattctcatttccaTTTCATGCCCCTCTGGCCTTGGTGCAAATGAGAGTCGGGCCTGCTCACGTCAGGCACACCTTGCTGGGCCAGTGCTAGCCAGGACTGATGCTGCTTGGCCTTTCACACTTGGGGAACTAAGGCCTGGCAGGAGGAAATGACTCGTTTCAGATCACACGGGTGTCAGTGGCAGTCAGGAATGCAACACGCATGTGTCTGCCAGTCCAGGGGTAAGGCTGCTAACCAGTCCCTCCCTGCACTGGCTGAGACTAGCTGTGTGCACCCTGTCTGACATCCACAGTGTCACCCCTTTTTAGGCCTGCAAGGAGAAGGCAGACGgcatcctcttcctcttttctttcaCCGACCGCTCGTCCTTCGACGACCTCCCCAGCCAGATCTCCCGCGTCACGGAGGGATCCGAAAACCTCGTCAAAATAGTGATTGGCTCCAAGTATCCTTGATGCGCTGGCTCCACTCCACCCTGTCGATTGCTTCTAGTGACGCCGACCACTGGGGTTTCCCAGCCTGGCACCCTCATGCGCCTCATACAGCAGTGGAAGCTCCTcccctgcttggggtgggggttagCTAGACACAGGCAGCACTGTTTGCTTCCTgtgatgctgcagaggaagctggGAATTTTTAGCACATACACAGTAATTACACCTTCAAATCcctatgcagacaggaactggtccTAACAGGCATCTGTCAGGAGAGTCAGCATCATTAGCTCTGcttcacacatggggaaactgaggcatggagcagggcAAGGACTGGCCCAAAGCTACACAGGGAGCCAGTGGCAaatctgggaatagaacccaggagttcctgGTTTCCTCCTTATCAGAGATTGGTTGGAGGGCACTCACTGACATATCTCCTGCATTCTCACTGCGCTAGTCAGGCCAGGGCTCAGAAACAGGCAATACGTAcccacaccccatccccacaCCTCTCTGAAACTGCTGTCTTGTTCTGCAGAATCTCCGCTTccatggggagggtggggggggtgaCATCACTAGGTTGTGATTAAAGCCTCGAAAACATGAGCGGAGCGTCACTGCTGCAggtctgagtctgcagagagcctggggcagtcgctcggagaggtgtgaactgtGCCGTTCATCTCACCACTGCTAACTGTGGTGATTCTGCTTGTTGGCAACCTCTTGGTTGCTGGCGGGACGTTGCTATTGTCCAGCAGTGCTGACACGTGGAAGGCAGGTTTGCGAGGCTGCACCCAGGGAAGGCAGAACTGGGAGGTGCCTGCTCTGATTGCAGTAGGGAGCAGGAGATTGCAGCCCAGGTGTGGGGTATTTCTGCGGGAGCGGAAACACGGGGCCCACGGAGCTGCACGCCTGTACCTCTCCCTGAGctctccaggggttggggctcagcaCGTCCCCTTCCCGAGAGCTGCCTGAGGTATGCGTTAgccggagcccgcacccctcccacacccccaacctcctgccccagccctgagctccctcctgcactccaaaccccacatctccatccccaccccggagcccacacccccagccagagccctcacccctctgtgccccatccccctgccccagcctggagccctcttccgcactctgaacccctcatttctggtcccataccagagcccacaccccagctggagcccgcaccccttcctgcacccctgccccagcgcagagaaaatgagcgagtgagcgatggagagaggggggatggagggagcgggaggcggggccttggaggaggggcatggtctcagggcaggggcggggcaaaggtgttcagttttctgcgattaggaagttggcaaccctatgcacAGCCCGTGGGTATAGTCAGACCTCCCAACGGGGAGCCAGGCTGCAGGAGCCCAGCAGTGCCGGGGAACATGCACGATCCTGTGTGGAGCAAGTGCCCCGTCTCCTGCAGGTGGGGTCTCATCGGAGCCACTCGCAGGCGAGACTCATCTGGTAGGCGGAGCTTGGAAGAGCACCGCCATTTCCCCCCCCCATGGGACCCCGCAGTCAGGCTGTTGGAGGGTAACGGGGGTGGGTGTGACTGGGGTCCCGTGGGGCAGAGTCCCTGCTTCTGTCTCAGGTTTCTTGTAGCACCCGTCATGCCAATCGCAGGCCTGTagagccccccccagctctcGGCACTGCCTGGGCTTGAGCAGCACTCGGGTCGCTGTGCCCCGTGGCAAGCAGAGAGCTGGGCAAATGGGCCAGTGCTGCCAGATGCCCTTCCCCTTGTCCAAGCAGCCAGAGGGGAGGATGCCGAGAGAGGAAGGACTCATGCACCACCTCCTCCCATCAGGACTTGGTGATGACCCCCGGCCGGAACGTGGCCCATCTGGGTGGAGCCGTGCGGTGGTTGTGGTGCGATGCCCTGGGGGTGCACCGTGCTGGCGTCCTGCTGCCATCCACATGTCATGCTGAGTGCTGCCTCCTTGACAGCGCCCACCCAGGTTCGATCAATTCATGCACACCGATGTCACCGAGCGGGACCTGGCCGAGTTCCGGCAAGCCTGGCGCCTGCCTGTGCTGCGGATGAAGAGCGTGAACGGGCCCCGGCTGGCCGACGGGCGGACCCTGGACGGCCGTGCTGGGCTGGCGCATGTGGCGCACGTGCTGAACGGGCTGGCGGAGCACCTCTGGTACCAGGACCAAGTGATGGCCGGCCTCGTCCCAGCACCGCAGCCTGGCACAGAGGAGACATCTCTGGGCTGAAATCAGCTTGGCTAAAACGCAGGGTGCTGCCGGCAGGTGGAGCCAGAGGCCTATCAAAGGTTGGTTTGGTGGGACTCTGCTGCAGCCATGTAAGGACTCACTCTAGCCTCCAGATCTGGGACCCCCTGTTCCCACTGGCTCTGGCATCACATAGAGGCACCCTGCTAGGCACGGGCATCATGCAAACCTGTGGCCAAATTGATCTGGGGACCTTTGTTTCTGGGAGCCCTGCCCTGAGACAGGacgggcctgatttccagaggagCTAAACGCCCCCAGCTGACACTGACGTGACTCGGGGTCAGAGCACCTCAGCCCCCAGCCTCTCAGGCTGGGTACCCAAAATCACTGACCACTCCTGACCTTAGCTTTGATCTGAGCCAGTCCAGCCTGCATGCTCCTTCCTACGTCCCTGTAGCTAACCAGGACGGCAGCAGCATCCCGGGCGCCAGGGCACAGGAGCCATTGCAAGCTGGCACTAGAGGAAGCACTTTCTGCAGCGTTGTTTGGGGCTGGGGAGTTTTGGGGCTCCGGGGTAGTGAGTTCCAAGGCAACGAGACAAGCTGGGGGGATCGTAGCCCACTGTGCGTTCGGACGTGGCATTGCTAACGTATCGTTCAGCTGCAGGCACTTCTGGAGCTCCCGTTACCTTAGTATCTGGGCTGGCTTGGGACTCGGGAGCACGTCCTGTCACAACGTCGATAGCGCCTGTCTGTGGATGGAATTGAAGTTTATCCTCTGGGGGGAGGACAGAGTGGAGGTTTAGCCTGTGCTGGCTCTGCCTGCAGCATGGAGGCGTCAGGTTGCAGTCCAGGTCCCGTGTGGGACTTGAGGAGAGTCGCTGCCCCCTGCTTGTGCTGATCACAGGAGAACTGGCATCATCGGGTGCTGTGGCCTGGCCACAAGACACTCTGCTTTAGGGGGCAAAATGGGGCCCTGCCCTTAGTGGAGCTGCGGGTAACTGTCAGGCCCTGAAAACTCCGGCTCACAAAATTAGTGGCTGGATTTGACAACATGGGCCCGTGTGCCAGCCAGGAGCCCGGCCCCCAGCAAAGCCAGTGCTGGTTGGGTTGTCCTGCAGGACTATCCATCCCACCCTGTCCCCTGCAGCACCTCTGCGCCCTGCAGCATTGGGTTCTACGGATCAACGATCGTATCCTAAAGGTGGCACTTCAGGCTCAGCCACTCGAGATCGACTCTTTCCTTGTTGCACCAACCCCCCTGGCCTGCGGCCCCCGTGCCTGAGCCAATGTCGTAggaggattttatgtttgtattttgtataatttaaaatgaaggataaagaataataaCGTAGCATGAAAGCAGGAAGGAATGGCCTAATTGGCCATTGATAAAGATGCACCAGCCAGAATCTGTATCTGAGCTGATTTCAAGACAGTAACAGACCTTTTAGGGTCATcactttgttgtaggtttagtattttaaaataagtaaaaggacGCCGTGATGTCTCGCATTGCAGtgtgatgttcctgttcaaatgcTCCGTGTAGATCAGTTCTGtgttgtgtgtgaatgaggaatgggTGCTGAGAGATGGGGGTGAAGGCCGTCGCCGGATCAGATGTTCTAGGGAGGAACCGAAGAGGTTGCAAACGCCCCTGttgaaatgtcagaggagggcagatCGACGACTCGAAAGGTGGGACAGGCACCTGTCAATGAGGACAAGACAGCTGGGATCAAAACCAGCCTGGGGTAACTCCCTGAGAGACTTGAGGAAAGAACAGGATAGAGGATGAGAAAAACAATGTAAGAAAACACGCACTCATCAAGTAACAATTGATTACAGCATAACGGTGCAAAACTGGTCCCAGTGAAGGAAACtcactatataaacagggtgTCTTGCCGTGAAATGTTGGGTTCATCCTGCAGAGACTTCCCCGGAGCATTCATGTTGCAGCCAACAGAACCCGTCTCCTATCTACCCGTGATCGACCGAGCTGGCCACTAGGTTGATCCGGAccctggactggtaactatagcATCAAGtggcgtgtgtgtgtgattgaatgCATGTGCTAATTGTTGTGTCTCCAGTAAACGTGGTGtactgccttttcccctgaaaaagatcccgtGTGCTGCTTATAAGCACGACACTGATGCCTCAGTTTACAGGGTGCCTTCTCCACACCTCGCGTCGCTGAGCAGTCGGACAGTGCACACCACAGCCAGCCAAGGGGGCAGCCTGCATCTCTCTCGTGTGGCACCTGACGGGTTCATCCCGTTGGTGAGGAGAGGCCTGTGAGGGAGGAGAGGTAACAttaagggggcagagttaaggtggcaTCTGCTGCTCTTGCAACCACCCATTTGGCTGCAGAGTTCACCGACACCAAGAGCGCTTGGGCAAAGGTGGTAAATCCGCCAGGCTCTGAGCGCAGATAAGGCTGGGGGAAGCGTTTGGAAGTTACCAGAAATCGTTCAGAGCCCTAGACCTCACGTGAGGCTAGGGAATAAAACGGACTCTGCCTCTACCCCAAGCTACTTTAGAGAGACGGCTTCCCAGCTGAAGAGAGATGACTTTTCTGAGAGGGAAATGCACACTGGTTTCCAGTCCCAGATCTTAGAAACCTCATGTGATTAACCTCAAAATATTCACCCACCCCGCCTCTCCGGGTAAGGATCACGCATGCGGCACTCCAGAGAAGGGAGCGGGGCCACAAGAATCTGGCTTGGAATGGAAAGCAAGTTACAACTTTAACTGTAgaattgcttgtgtgtgtgtgtgtgtgtgtgtgtctgcctcaAATGCCTGTGGGGGAGGGAATGAGAGTGGTGTGGAATTGGGTTTAAATACTCCCTTGAATcggacccagagctcccttccAGGATTGCTCCAAATGCAGACAGACACCAGATGGCCCGAGAAGCGGGGGTCGcttcagggccggtgctaccattaaggcgaactaggcggttgcctaaggcg
Protein-coding regions in this window:
- the CPLANE2 gene encoding ciliogenesis and planar polarity effector 2; the encoded protein is MAVSPGSVIVPDWHKSPEGKEYLATILRKNKRKFFGLIERPVLPPQMAADTVSYKIFVSGKSGVGKTAMVAKLAGLEVPSAHHETTGIQTTTVYWPAKLRDSGRALIFRFHFWDCGEAALKKFDHILPACKEKADGILFLFSFTDRSSFDDLPSQISRVTEGSENLVKIVIGSKFDQFMHTDVTERDLAEFRQAWRLPVLRMKSVNGPRLADGRTLDGRAGLAHVAHVLNGLAEHLWYQDQVMAGLVPAPQPGTEETSLG